A genomic window from Arthrobacter sp. FW305-BF8 includes:
- a CDS encoding 8-oxoguanine deaminase, with product MPQPFSLPSTHPAAESRLWIKNPLAAFTANGLDASGGLVVSGGRIVEVLGAGQAPSAPCQQTFDAGSHVVLPGLINTHHHFYQTLTRAWGPVANAPLFPWLQNLYPVWARLTPRDLELAATVALAELLLSGCTTAADHHYLFPAGMEDAVDVEVGAVRRLGMRATLTRGSMTLGEDDGGLPPQSTVQAPETVLSDSERLIREYHERGDGAVIQIALAPCSPFSVTKEIMAESAAMAERHDVRLHTHLAETLDEEQFCLETFGLRTVDYLNSVGWLTDRTWLGHGIHFSDAEIARLGAAGTAVAHCPTSNMRLASGTARVLELEEAGVPVGLGVDGSASNDASNMILEARQALYLQRLRYGAHVPVERALGWATRGSAAVLGRPDLGQLAPGMQADLALFRLDGLRFSGSHDPLAALLLCAADRADRVMVGGQWRVIDGQIPGMDVAGLVAEHSAAARRLVNG from the coding sequence ATGCCCCAGCCCTTCAGCCTTCCGTCAACGCACCCCGCCGCCGAATCCCGGCTCTGGATCAAGAACCCCCTGGCAGCCTTCACCGCCAACGGCCTCGACGCGTCGGGCGGCCTTGTGGTCAGCGGCGGCAGGATTGTGGAGGTCCTTGGCGCGGGACAGGCGCCCTCCGCTCCCTGCCAGCAAACCTTCGACGCCGGGAGCCACGTCGTGCTGCCCGGCCTGATCAACACCCATCACCACTTCTACCAAACGCTCACGCGCGCCTGGGGCCCGGTGGCCAACGCACCCCTGTTCCCCTGGCTGCAGAACCTGTACCCGGTCTGGGCCAGGCTGACCCCGCGGGACCTTGAACTCGCAGCCACCGTGGCCCTCGCCGAACTGCTGCTCTCCGGCTGCACCACCGCCGCCGACCACCACTACCTTTTCCCCGCAGGCATGGAGGACGCCGTCGACGTCGAAGTCGGCGCCGTCCGGCGCCTGGGCATGCGGGCCACGCTGACCCGGGGCTCCATGACGTTGGGAGAGGACGACGGCGGGCTGCCGCCGCAGTCGACGGTGCAGGCGCCGGAGACCGTGCTGTCCGACAGCGAACGGCTCATCCGCGAGTACCATGAGCGCGGCGACGGCGCCGTCATCCAGATTGCTCTGGCACCCTGCTCGCCGTTTTCCGTCACCAAGGAGATCATGGCCGAGAGCGCCGCAATGGCGGAGCGGCATGACGTCCGGCTGCACACACATCTCGCGGAGACCCTCGACGAGGAGCAGTTCTGCCTCGAGACGTTCGGGCTGCGCACCGTGGACTATCTGAACAGTGTGGGCTGGCTGACTGACAGGACGTGGCTGGGCCACGGCATCCACTTCAGCGACGCCGAAATCGCCCGGCTGGGTGCGGCGGGAACCGCCGTCGCCCACTGCCCGACGTCGAACATGCGCCTCGCGTCCGGCACCGCCCGGGTGCTCGAACTGGAGGAAGCGGGAGTGCCCGTGGGGCTGGGAGTGGACGGATCGGCGTCGAACGATGCGTCCAACATGATTCTCGAGGCGCGGCAGGCACTGTACCTGCAGCGGCTGCGCTACGGCGCGCACGTGCCGGTGGAGCGGGCACTGGGCTGGGCGACGCGGGGATCCGCGGCCGTTCTGGGCCGGCCTGACCTGGGCCAGCTGGCGCCCGGGATGCAGGCGGACCTGGCCCTGTTCCGGCTGGACGGCCTGCGGTTCTCCGGTAGCCATGATCCCCTCGCCGCCCTGCTGCTGTGCGCCGCCGACCGCGCGGACCGGGTAATGGTGGGCGGGCAATGGCGCGTGATCGACGGGCAAATTCCGGGAATGGACGTGGCCGGCCTGGTTGCCGAGCATTCGGCGGCGGCGCGGCGGCTGGTGAACGGCTGA
- a CDS encoding NCS2 family permease, protein MADMTILDNTAEQQAALQGAGQTAALEKNPATGKTQRGSSPRPPASNSFLDRFFHITRRGSTVAREVRGGLVTFFTMAYIVILNPLILGGFSADNAPTDVAGGWLSAAQVGAVTGLTAGVMTIAFGLIANLPFGLAAGLGINSFLAVAVIQEVTWAEAMGLVVINGILIVLFGVTGARTAIFRAVPKELKAAITVGIGLFIAFIGFVDSGFVKATAGGPPVQLGDNGSITSIPTMVFIVGLLVMGILVARKVQGGLLIGIVATTVLAAVVEAVLHIGPASETNPGGWHLNTPVLSGHLVSAPDLGLVGQFDLFGAFGRIGGLAATMLVFTLVFTNFFDAMGTMTGLAKSAGVAHKDGTFPRLKSAFIVEGVGAVVGGATSGSSNTVYIDSAAGIGEGARTGLASVVTGALFLGSMFLTPLTSVVPLEVAAAALVVVGAMMMAQIREIKFTKFAVALPAFLTIVTMPLSYSIANGIGVGFVSWAVIGAASGKAKKIHPLMWVVTVGFVVYFARGPVSALLGA, encoded by the coding sequence GTGGCTGACATGACAATCCTGGACAATACCGCTGAACAGCAGGCTGCACTTCAAGGTGCAGGGCAGACAGCGGCACTGGAAAAGAACCCGGCAACCGGCAAAACGCAGCGGGGCAGCAGCCCCAGGCCCCCGGCGTCGAACTCGTTCCTCGACCGCTTCTTCCATATCACCCGGCGCGGTTCCACCGTGGCCCGCGAGGTGCGGGGCGGGCTGGTCACCTTCTTCACGATGGCCTACATCGTCATCCTGAATCCGCTGATCCTTGGCGGCTTCAGCGCGGACAACGCCCCGACGGACGTTGCCGGCGGCTGGCTTTCGGCGGCGCAGGTGGGCGCGGTCACCGGGCTGACAGCCGGCGTCATGACCATCGCGTTCGGCCTGATCGCCAACCTTCCGTTCGGCCTGGCCGCGGGACTGGGCATCAACTCCTTCCTCGCGGTGGCGGTGATCCAGGAGGTCACCTGGGCCGAGGCCATGGGCCTGGTGGTCATCAACGGCATCCTGATCGTCCTGTTCGGTGTCACCGGCGCGCGGACCGCGATCTTCCGGGCCGTGCCCAAGGAGCTGAAGGCCGCCATCACGGTGGGCATCGGCCTGTTCATCGCCTTCATCGGCTTCGTCGACTCGGGCTTCGTCAAGGCCACCGCGGGCGGGCCCCCGGTTCAGCTCGGCGACAACGGCTCCATCACCTCCATCCCCACCATGGTGTTCATCGTAGGCCTGCTGGTCATGGGCATTCTGGTGGCACGGAAGGTCCAGGGCGGCCTGCTCATCGGCATCGTGGCTACCACCGTGCTGGCCGCCGTCGTCGAGGCCGTTCTGCACATCGGTCCCGCAAGCGAAACCAACCCCGGCGGCTGGCACCTGAACACGCCGGTGCTGTCCGGCCATCTGGTCTCCGCGCCGGACCTTGGCCTCGTGGGGCAGTTCGACCTGTTCGGTGCCTTCGGCCGGATCGGCGGACTCGCCGCGACGATGCTGGTGTTCACACTCGTGTTCACCAACTTCTTCGACGCGATGGGGACCATGACCGGGCTCGCGAAGAGCGCAGGCGTGGCGCACAAGGACGGCACATTCCCCCGGCTCAAGTCGGCCTTCATCGTCGAAGGCGTGGGCGCAGTCGTCGGCGGCGCCACGTCGGGTTCCTCCAACACGGTGTACATCGATTCCGCTGCGGGGATCGGCGAGGGGGCGCGCACCGGGCTCGCCTCGGTGGTCACGGGCGCGCTGTTCCTGGGCTCCATGTTCCTCACCCCGCTCACCAGCGTGGTGCCGCTTGAGGTGGCAGCCGCAGCCCTGGTGGTGGTGGGCGCGATGATGATGGCGCAGATCCGCGAAATCAAGTTCACCAAGTTCGCGGTGGCGCTGCCGGCGTTCCTGACGATCGTCACCATGCCGCTGAGCTACTCGATCGCCAACGGGATCGGCGTGGGCTTCGTGAGCTGGGCCGTGATCGGCGCAGCCTCCGGCAAGGCGAAGAAGATCCACCCCCTGATGTGGGTGGTGACCGTGGGCTTCGTGGTCTACTTCGCGCGGGGTCCCGTCAGCGCGCTGCTCGGAGCGTAG
- a CDS encoding nucleoside deaminase gives MSTTVTAEAYLARSIRLATANVLNSGGPFGAVIVTADGQAFDGVNRVTADNDPTAHAEVTAIRRACSGLGTFDLRGATLYSSCEPCPMCLASALWARIDRVVFAADRHDAASVGFDDAVFYEYFDNEDRHTLMPVSKLELGHPAAPAILEPFNTWNTLDSRIDY, from the coding sequence ATGAGTACCACCGTCACGGCCGAGGCATACCTGGCCAGGTCCATCCGGTTGGCAACCGCCAACGTCCTGAACAGCGGCGGCCCGTTCGGCGCCGTGATCGTCACCGCCGACGGTCAGGCGTTCGACGGCGTCAACCGGGTCACCGCCGACAACGATCCCACCGCCCACGCCGAGGTCACGGCCATCCGCCGCGCGTGCAGCGGCCTTGGCACCTTCGACCTCCGCGGAGCCACCCTCTACAGCAGCTGCGAGCCATGCCCCATGTGCCTCGCCTCCGCGCTGTGGGCCCGCATCGACCGCGTGGTCTTCGCCGCGGACCGGCATGATGCCGCCTCCGTGGGCTTCGACGACGCCGTCTTCTACGAGTACTTCGACAACGAGGACCGCCACACCCTGATGCCGGTCTCCAAGCTCGAGCTCGGCCACCCCGCAGCCCCGGCCATCCTGGAACCGTTCAACACCTGGAACACGCTCGACTCCAGGATTGACTACTAG